A genomic segment from Vibrio panuliri encodes:
- a CDS encoding TonB-dependent siderophore receptor, translating to MRAPLRLIFTPTNISLAIAVATSHVAFASDSDTSHFDEVVVWGTKVSSNTESMFADDMSLKQADHLSDLLRDIPGVDVGGTHSINQRINIRGLSETDLDIRLDGASQHANMFHHIGNLTLNPDILKSADIQVGNNSVTQSGLGGSVYFETKDARDLLRYDETFGARLFGGYATNDSQQGSLTLYGLLGEKVDAMVYGHYVSRDDFEDGDGVKTFGSEGDIYNVLTKFGYQLSDIHRFEVSYDLYRDSGDYSPRPDMSGQANVDLSKSLLIPTDYDRDTIALSYQLSGEQHKGSITLYNTETEVVRDESVMAGAWPGNRVSKNSAKNQNFGLGIKFQSDYNLAGLGNQITYGGDYLDKTTSSYYGTSKFMEESTVSSDVFAENQFLFTDWFNITAGVRYDDYKRKAVVGTNNYDELTWSLAGELDVTDSLTLFASTRTLFKGPELMETFIAYQNVAFLDADLKPETGRNSQGGLRFNQRFDKHTLGMNLTVFQTDIDDYITDESNRATGTYRFYNLGDVRIEGFEASVSYGYESFASKLSYSKSDTENRENGDPVAGGNGRSIDMGDSIALNFDYQAHSLDTIFGWSSIWVKQEDNVFDGQPPKQAYDVHNLYAQWIPHSVEGLTITFGIDNIFNEQYTSHASRSGIVNRNGIIVFDDHEPGRNYKLSAAYQF from the coding sequence ATGCGAGCCCCATTGAGGTTAATTTTTACACCAACAAACATTAGTTTGGCGATCGCAGTCGCAACTAGCCATGTTGCATTTGCAAGCGACAGTGACACTTCCCACTTCGATGAAGTGGTTGTGTGGGGGACAAAAGTATCAAGTAATACTGAGTCTATGTTTGCTGATGACATGTCTCTTAAGCAAGCTGATCACCTGTCAGATTTACTTCGTGACATACCCGGTGTGGATGTTGGTGGAACACACTCGATTAACCAACGCATTAACATTCGCGGCTTAAGTGAAACCGACCTTGATATTCGTTTGGATGGCGCTTCCCAACACGCCAATATGTTCCATCACATCGGCAACCTAACTCTTAATCCCGACATTTTAAAATCGGCCGATATTCAAGTGGGGAATAACTCTGTAACGCAAAGTGGTTTGGGCGGCTCCGTGTACTTTGAAACCAAAGATGCGCGTGACTTGCTCAGGTATGATGAGACGTTTGGCGCACGCTTGTTTGGGGGATACGCAACAAATGACTCTCAGCAAGGGTCGTTAACCTTGTATGGATTGCTAGGCGAAAAAGTCGATGCCATGGTTTACGGGCACTATGTGTCACGTGATGATTTTGAAGATGGGGATGGCGTAAAAACCTTTGGTTCTGAAGGTGATATCTATAATGTACTAACCAAGTTTGGTTATCAACTTAGTGATATCCATAGATTCGAAGTGTCTTATGATTTATACCGAGACAGCGGCGACTACAGCCCGCGCCCTGACATGTCGGGTCAAGCGAATGTCGACCTATCAAAATCCCTGTTGATACCTACAGACTATGACCGCGACACGATTGCTCTAAGTTATCAACTGAGTGGGGAACAACACAAAGGAAGCATCACTCTATACAATACTGAAACCGAAGTGGTTCGTGATGAGAGTGTGATGGCCGGTGCATGGCCAGGAAATCGAGTATCGAAAAACTCAGCGAAAAATCAAAACTTTGGGTTGGGGATCAAATTTCAATCGGACTACAATCTTGCAGGTTTGGGTAATCAAATCACTTATGGAGGAGACTACCTAGATAAAACCACTAGCAGTTATTACGGCACCAGTAAGTTTATGGAAGAGTCGACGGTCTCTAGCGATGTTTTTGCTGAAAACCAATTCCTCTTTACTGACTGGTTTAATATTACTGCCGGTGTTCGATATGATGATTATAAGCGTAAAGCGGTGGTCGGAACCAATAACTACGATGAGTTAACTTGGTCACTTGCCGGGGAGCTTGATGTTACTGATTCTCTGACACTATTTGCTAGTACGCGAACCTTGTTTAAAGGGCCTGAACTGATGGAAACGTTCATCGCCTATCAAAATGTGGCATTTCTCGATGCAGATTTAAAACCGGAAACCGGAAGAAATAGCCAAGGTGGTTTACGTTTTAATCAGCGATTTGATAAGCATACGCTAGGGATGAATCTAACGGTTTTCCAAACTGATATTGATGACTACATCACCGATGAGTCGAACCGTGCCACAGGTACGTATCGTTTCTACAATTTAGGGGATGTTAGAATTGAAGGCTTCGAAGCCAGCGTGAGTTATGGCTACGAAAGTTTTGCAAGTAAACTCTCATACTCTAAATCCGACACCGAAAACCGAGAAAACGGTGACCCTGTTGCTGGAGGGAACGGAAGAAGCATTGATATGGGTGATAGCATAGCCCTTAACTTTGACTATCAAGCACACAGCCTTGATACAATCTTTGGCTGGAGCTCCATCTGGGTTAAACAAGAAGACAATGTCTTTGACGGCCAACCACCAAAGCAAGCGTACGATGTTCACAACCTTTATGCTCAGTGGATCCCTCATTCAGTAGAAGGTCTAACAATTACCTTTGGCATAGACAATATCTTTAATGAGCAATATACGTCGCATGCCTCTCGTTCGGGAATCGTAAACCGTAATGGGATCATTGTGTTTGATGACCATGAACCTGGTCGCAACTATAAGCTTTCTGCCGCCTATCAATTTTAG
- a CDS encoding ATP-dependent endonuclease: protein MLLERIEIAGFRGIKRLSISFEQLTALIGENTWGKSTLLDALSVSLPPEGEPYQFKMTDFHVDYSVSHPQTQDLQIVISLLANDIKEVNSRRYRRIKPVWVTDEQGQHRIYYRISASRDGYDIETHYDFLNRDGDPIALHHSEKIAQELMTLHPVIRLKDSRRFERSKESNGSFNERVEKRINNTCRRLMAIPGHVNKGEMRSSLKSMGMLVEHYFSFKSNARIEHKQPRDGIFYARKSDSISLNEYVEQSNNKQTRLLLLGLLNAYLEAKGPNRFRKGARPILIIEDPEGRLHPTQLARAWGLLQMLPMQKILTTNSGDLLAQLPIYCIRRLVRQSDKTICTSLSTQGLSKDELRRVGFHLRFHRSSALFARCWLLVEGETEVWLFNELANQCGYNLAAEGVQIIEFAQSGLKSLLKVAKAFGIDWHVVTDGDPAGKKYAATVRARLGHDQERHRLTELPDKDIEHYLYNNGFEPFFRDMVKIPLDHPIPAKKVVNKVLKKFAKPDLALAIVSHCEDKGTECIPLLLRWTLKRVVTMANGNT from the coding sequence ATGCTGCTAGAGCGTATTGAAATCGCTGGGTTTAGAGGAATTAAGCGCCTTTCGATCTCTTTTGAGCAACTTACGGCACTCATTGGTGAGAATACTTGGGGTAAATCCACACTACTCGATGCATTGTCTGTCTCACTACCTCCTGAAGGAGAGCCTTATCAATTTAAAATGACAGACTTTCACGTTGACTATTCTGTCTCCCACCCTCAGACACAAGACCTTCAAATTGTCATTAGCTTATTGGCTAACGATATCAAGGAAGTCAATTCACGTCGCTACCGCCGAATCAAGCCTGTTTGGGTGACTGACGAACAAGGTCAACATCGCATTTACTATCGGATTAGTGCCAGCCGTGACGGATATGACATAGAAACACACTATGATTTCTTAAACAGAGATGGCGATCCTATAGCGTTGCATCATAGCGAAAAAATCGCTCAAGAGCTGATGACTCTACACCCTGTAATACGCCTCAAAGATTCTCGACGTTTCGAACGTAGTAAAGAATCCAACGGCAGTTTTAACGAGCGCGTTGAGAAACGGATTAATAACACCTGCCGTCGTTTGATGGCGATTCCAGGTCACGTCAATAAAGGTGAAATGCGCAGCAGTTTGAAATCTATGGGGATGTTGGTTGAGCACTACTTTTCTTTTAAGTCGAATGCGCGCATCGAACACAAACAACCCCGAGATGGAATTTTCTACGCACGAAAATCGGATTCAATTTCTCTTAATGAGTATGTTGAGCAATCAAACAACAAACAGACACGTCTGCTTCTATTGGGGTTACTCAACGCGTATTTGGAGGCGAAAGGCCCGAACCGTTTCCGCAAAGGTGCAAGACCGATCTTAATCATTGAAGACCCGGAAGGCCGATTACACCCTACCCAACTCGCCCGTGCATGGGGTTTGTTGCAGATGCTACCCATGCAAAAAATCCTCACCACCAATAGTGGTGATCTTTTAGCTCAGTTGCCTATTTACTGCATACGCCGATTAGTCCGTCAATCTGACAAGACGATTTGTACTAGTCTTTCCACACAAGGTTTATCTAAAGATGAGCTTCGTCGGGTGGGATTTCATCTGCGTTTTCACCGCTCAAGTGCTTTGTTTGCACGCTGCTGGCTACTTGTTGAAGGGGAAACTGAGGTTTGGTTGTTTAACGAGTTAGCGAATCAATGTGGCTACAACTTAGCTGCCGAAGGCGTTCAAATTATCGAGTTCGCCCAATCAGGGTTAAAGTCGCTGCTTAAGGTGGCAAAAGCATTTGGTATTGATTGGCATGTCGTTACCGATGGTGACCCTGCTGGCAAAAAGTATGCAGCAACGGTCAGAGCGCGATTGGGGCATGACCAAGAACGGCATCGTTTAACCGAATTACCGGACAAAGACATAGAACACTATCTCTATAACAATGGCTTTGAACCGTTTTTTAGAGATATGGTAAAGATACCATTAGACCACCCTATCCCTGCTAAAAAAGTGGTAAATAAGGTGCTTAAGAAATTTGCTAAACCTGATCTTGCCCTTGCCATCGTTTCGCACTGTGAGGACAAGGGAACAGAATGCATTCCCTTGTTACTTCGTTGGACACTAAAACGTGTTGTGACAATGGCAAATGGCAACACCTAA
- a CDS encoding helix-turn-helix transcriptional regulator: protein MGVDSLKTAKIGKVVLTKKLCEEENEVIVARDRDAKTKLAEGRFISCNFNDQIVVHGGTSYELRDSDIVSTAHPSVYIILLLSGELEFSYDGLKFHLDAQEHPQGVVVNLLTPANFCRAIREHNQVSKLNIVLKPAWFNQRQQLKEYRDFFNRDRCYYKLSLDKPIALLLKQAISISTPSTFVEHMEFESLTHQIIAECLKQTPKLPLIASPSEESNSEIQVADIVSYIETHLDSNLSLEQLSQQFSMSISKLQRQFKQALNITVNGYIRFRRLEIAYNHLQRGLVSITEAAYEAGYQHPANFTHAFKREFGMTPHELVRRSH from the coding sequence ATGGGTGTGGATAGCTTAAAAACAGCTAAAATTGGCAAAGTCGTTCTGACTAAAAAGTTGTGTGAAGAAGAAAACGAGGTCATTGTTGCTCGCGATCGTGATGCAAAAACCAAATTGGCCGAAGGAAGATTTATATCGTGTAACTTTAATGATCAGATCGTGGTGCACGGCGGTACTTCTTATGAGCTGCGGGACAGTGATATTGTGTCAACGGCTCACCCTTCGGTTTATATTATCCTTTTGCTAAGTGGCGAACTCGAATTTAGTTACGATGGTTTGAAGTTTCACTTAGATGCACAGGAGCACCCTCAAGGGGTTGTGGTTAACCTACTGACTCCCGCCAATTTTTGTCGCGCGATTAGAGAGCACAATCAAGTCAGTAAGCTCAATATCGTCCTCAAACCCGCATGGTTCAATCAAAGACAGCAACTTAAGGAGTATCGTGATTTTTTCAATCGCGACCGTTGCTATTACAAACTCTCATTAGACAAACCGATCGCCCTTTTGCTCAAGCAAGCAATATCCATCAGTACCCCTTCAACATTTGTCGAACATATGGAATTTGAAAGCCTCACTCATCAAATTATTGCCGAGTGTTTGAAGCAGACGCCGAAACTCCCTTTGATTGCCTCCCCTTCAGAGGAATCGAACAGTGAGATACAAGTGGCGGATATCGTGAGCTACATAGAAACGCACCTCGACAGCAACCTTTCATTAGAGCAGTTGTCTCAGCAGTTTTCGATGAGTATTTCTAAGTTACAGAGGCAGTTTAAGCAAGCTTTAAACATAACGGTTAATGGCTATATTCGCTTTCGTCGTCTTGAGATTGCTTATAATCATTTGCAGCGAGGTTTAGTTTCGATTACTGAAGCAGCGTATGAAGCCGGTTATCAACATCCGGCAAACTTTACCCATGCGTTTAAACGCGAGTTTGGCATGACTCCCCATGAACTGGTAAGGCGCAGCCACTAA
- a CDS encoding bifunctional metallophosphatase/5'-nucleotidase — protein sequence MTKIKNRAIKLKVAHINDTHSYFDPTSLQLNINIDEAQASPFVSTGGFARIKTRVEALKQQAQQDNQGFLFLHAGDCFQGTLYFSLFKGEANSTLLNQLGLDAMAVGNHELDMGNLPVAEFAQRIDFPLLAGNWDLSNELHSKPLLLSGNPNVYSYKPSTQAAQWIVKHVDQEPVAIFSLALDKMADISNPDIDTPFVDAIKTAENTVKQIHKAGINKIILLSHMGYEADLDLPNHVAGISLIVGGHSHVLQGDFTQLGLGAADPYGMRVNNTYIVQAGFHSIALGHCDIEFDSNGRVNSFNGKNELLVGRRLFVDTSRSESWQARSYPVLRDLIDHHPNVVVCRKDPTIKLLLKERYQARVLELQQTYIAQTSRKLRHVRLPDEKGGSEIAPLVAQSFMHTMRKQGYLVDFAIHNAGGVRNSINPGSISVADIAGKVLPFLVPIGTYEIKGKFISRILEGAINNATNNGVDGTGSGSYPYTANLRFSYDTHAKLGERISQLEIKLNDQWQLVQPEQLYRGTSSAYTMKGKEGYEAILNMHNEGQVTNFSMADCFIEYLTDNPSILDSSSQSVDTIG from the coding sequence ATGACTAAGATTAAAAACAGAGCCATCAAACTTAAAGTGGCTCACATCAATGATACACATTCCTATTTTGACCCCACGTCTCTTCAACTCAATATAAATATAGATGAGGCGCAAGCTAGCCCCTTCGTTAGCACTGGCGGTTTCGCTCGAATTAAAACCCGTGTCGAAGCGTTAAAACAACAAGCTCAGCAAGATAATCAAGGATTCTTATTTCTTCATGCGGGTGATTGTTTTCAGGGCACGCTTTACTTCTCGCTGTTTAAAGGCGAGGCGAACTCAACACTGCTTAACCAACTTGGTTTAGATGCAATGGCGGTGGGTAACCATGAGCTAGATATGGGGAACTTACCTGTTGCTGAATTTGCCCAGCGCATCGATTTCCCATTGCTAGCAGGTAACTGGGATCTTTCAAACGAGCTTCATAGCAAACCATTGTTGCTCAGCGGTAACCCGAACGTATACAGCTATAAACCGTCGACGCAGGCAGCCCAATGGATTGTCAAACATGTCGATCAAGAACCGGTGGCTATCTTCTCGCTAGCGTTAGATAAGATGGCAGACATCTCTAACCCTGATATCGACACGCCGTTTGTTGACGCGATAAAAACTGCGGAAAATACCGTAAAGCAAATCCATAAAGCTGGGATCAATAAGATCATATTGCTTAGCCATATGGGGTATGAAGCCGATCTTGACTTACCGAATCATGTTGCAGGAATCTCTTTGATAGTTGGCGGACATAGCCATGTATTACAAGGCGATTTCACTCAACTTGGTTTAGGCGCTGCGGACCCATATGGTATGAGAGTCAATAATACCTACATAGTACAAGCTGGCTTCCATTCAATCGCCCTCGGGCATTGTGATATCGAGTTCGACTCAAATGGCCGAGTGAACTCTTTCAACGGTAAGAACGAGCTGCTGGTTGGGCGTAGACTGTTTGTCGATACAAGCCGCAGCGAATCTTGGCAAGCGCGTTCGTATCCTGTCTTACGTGACTTGATCGATCACCATCCCAATGTCGTGGTTTGCCGGAAAGATCCGACGATAAAACTGCTGCTTAAAGAGCGCTATCAGGCACGAGTCTTGGAGTTACAACAGACTTATATTGCGCAGACTAGCCGTAAGCTGCGCCACGTTCGGCTTCCTGACGAAAAAGGAGGCAGTGAGATTGCACCTTTAGTCGCCCAGTCCTTTATGCATACGATGCGCAAGCAAGGCTACTTGGTTGACTTTGCCATCCACAATGCTGGTGGTGTGAGAAACTCTATTAATCCGGGTTCAATCTCCGTTGCCGATATCGCCGGAAAAGTCTTGCCGTTTTTGGTACCAATCGGCACCTATGAGATTAAAGGTAAGTTCATTTCCAGAATCCTCGAAGGCGCCATTAACAATGCAACCAATAACGGCGTCGACGGCACGGGCTCAGGCTCTTATCCTTATACCGCAAATCTTCGCTTTAGCTATGATACGCATGCAAAACTGGGTGAACGTATTAGCCAATTAGAGATCAAGCTTAACGATCAGTGGCAATTAGTACAGCCAGAGCAACTCTATAGAGGCACATCATCAGCTTACACAATGAAGGGTAAAGAGGGGTATGAGGCTATTTTGAATATGCACAATGAAGGTCAGGTGACTAATTTCTCAATGGCAGATTGTTTTATTGAGTATTTGACTGATAATCCATCAATTTTGGACTCTTCATCGCAATCTGTCGACACAATAGGTTAA
- a CDS encoding TerC/Alx family metal homeostasis membrane protein, which yields MTPSTYIGFAVLTLTLVALDIWQTRGGKITIRKAAIWSVFWFVLAFVFAASIYFFWDVYAPGSSYSAEKATVSFITGYLLEKSLSVDNLFVFAIIFTQYSVPEHLRPRALLWGVIGALILRAIMIGVGAQLLAQYHWILYLFAAFLIWTGIQLARDKGEEEEVNPLPEKIIRKFATVTDGYRENALTVVENGKRCVTPMMIVIGVIAFMDVMFALDSIPAIFAVTREPFLVLAANVFALLGLRSLYFVLQGMMDKFIYLKPALSFIMIFIGIKMLLVGTAWAIPTAVSLLVLLITMTVAVIASVMKQRSQVQASQETL from the coding sequence ATGACCCCGTCTACATATATCGGCTTCGCCGTTCTAACTCTAACGCTAGTTGCGCTCGATATCTGGCAAACTCGCGGTGGAAAAATCACTATTCGTAAAGCTGCAATCTGGAGTGTCTTTTGGTTTGTATTGGCATTCGTTTTTGCTGCATCCATTTATTTCTTCTGGGATGTATACGCACCGGGTAGTAGTTACAGCGCTGAAAAAGCCACCGTGTCATTTATTACGGGTTATTTGCTAGAGAAATCGCTAAGTGTCGACAACTTGTTTGTCTTTGCGATTATTTTTACTCAATACTCAGTACCCGAACACCTACGTCCTCGCGCTCTGTTGTGGGGTGTGATTGGTGCGTTGATATTACGTGCAATCATGATCGGTGTGGGCGCACAATTGCTCGCTCAATATCACTGGATCTTATACCTATTTGCAGCATTCCTAATTTGGACAGGTATTCAACTCGCTCGTGATAAAGGTGAAGAGGAAGAAGTTAACCCGTTACCAGAGAAGATCATTCGCAAGTTTGCAACCGTTACTGACGGTTACCGCGAAAACGCGCTAACGGTGGTTGAAAATGGTAAACGCTGTGTAACGCCAATGATGATAGTGATCGGTGTGATCGCGTTTATGGACGTTATGTTTGCGCTAGACTCAATTCCGGCAATCTTTGCCGTGACACGTGAACCGTTCTTAGTGCTTGCAGCTAACGTATTTGCGTTGCTGGGTCTACGCTCACTGTACTTTGTACTACAAGGTATGATGGATAAGTTTATTTATCTTAAACCAGCACTGTCATTTATTATGATCTTTATCGGTATCAAAATGCTACTTGTTGGCACTGCATGGGCAATCCCAACAGCAGTATCGCTACTGGTACTATTGATTACAATGACAGTAGCAGTTATCGCTTCTGTGATGAAGCAACGTTCTCAAGTTCAAGCGTCACAAGAAACACTTTAA
- the focA gene encoding formate transporter FocA, translating into MSSNHANDQCFSPVEMMAEAEKFALSKAKKNTGMTLSLAIMAGAFIGLAFLFYITVTTGATQSGWGLSRLAGGLAFSMGLILIVICGGELFTSSVLSSISWANSQISFGKMLSIWGKVYIGNFIGAMLLLAIVTAAGLYQLDHGQWGLNALNIAQHKLHHTMVQAFALGILCNLLVCLAIWLTFSSANAMTKAAMTIMPVAMFVSSGFEHCVANMFMVPLGIVIQNFAPESFWATTGATAAQYADLNITQFITANLIPVTLGNIVGGAVLVGLANWCIYRRPQLKAANISTITTTANIASVKENTMNSNIIVKNIMNTQPVTLSADMTTPKAIDHLISHHEVSAPVTDVQGRLVGFFSAHDVMVDLWCQDYIPTQGQKVVDLMERDVIAIDANDRLVDVAEYLCIDKEQLYPTTSMGIATRFSTLSLEERAKSMKVSKPHVLPVLENGQMVGVINRLDILDALRAVYGKPELVEETAQLA; encoded by the coding sequence ATGTCATCTAACCACGCGAACGACCAATGTTTCTCTCCAGTAGAAATGATGGCTGAAGCAGAAAAGTTTGCTTTGAGTAAAGCCAAAAAAAATACTGGGATGACATTGAGCTTGGCCATCATGGCAGGTGCATTTATCGGACTGGCATTTCTTTTCTATATCACGGTCACTACCGGTGCTACTCAGTCCGGTTGGGGATTAAGCCGCTTAGCCGGTGGTCTGGCTTTCAGCATGGGTCTTATCCTAATTGTGATATGTGGAGGGGAGCTTTTTACCAGTTCAGTTCTATCGAGTATTTCATGGGCAAACAGTCAAATTAGTTTTGGCAAAATGCTCTCAATCTGGGGAAAAGTTTACATCGGTAACTTTATTGGCGCGATGTTGTTATTGGCAATCGTCACCGCAGCTGGCTTGTATCAATTAGATCATGGTCAATGGGGACTGAATGCTCTCAATATTGCTCAGCATAAGTTACACCACACAATGGTGCAGGCGTTTGCTCTTGGCATTCTATGTAACTTATTGGTGTGTTTAGCGATATGGCTGACATTCAGTAGCGCAAATGCCATGACTAAAGCAGCAATGACCATCATGCCTGTCGCTATGTTTGTCTCTAGTGGTTTTGAGCACTGTGTCGCGAACATGTTTATGGTGCCACTAGGTATTGTGATTCAAAACTTTGCTCCTGAATCGTTTTGGGCAACAACTGGCGCAACTGCCGCTCAGTATGCAGATCTAAATATTACGCAGTTCATTACTGCAAACCTAATCCCGGTAACGCTAGGCAATATTGTTGGTGGTGCTGTGCTTGTCGGGCTGGCGAACTGGTGTATCTATCGCCGACCTCAACTTAAAGCAGCCAACATTTCAACAATTACAACTACCGCGAATATTGCGTCAGTTAAGGAGAACACTATGAACAGCAACATCATCGTAAAAAACATTATGAACACTCAACCTGTAACGCTAAGTGCAGATATGACAACGCCTAAAGCGATTGATCATCTCATCTCTCACCATGAAGTGAGTGCACCCGTAACAGACGTTCAAGGTCGATTGGTCGGTTTCTTTTCTGCACACGATGTGATGGTTGATCTTTGGTGCCAAGATTACATTCCAACTCAAGGTCAAAAAGTGGTTGATTTGATGGAGCGTGATGTAATTGCAATTGATGCAAATGACCGTTTGGTCGATGTCGCGGAGTATCTATGTATCGATAAAGAGCAACTTTACCCAACGACATCAATGGGCATAGCGACGCGTTTCTCAACCCTTTCTTTGGAAGAACGTGCCAAGAGTATGAAAGTGAGTAAGCCTCATGTACTACCAGTGCTTGAGAACGGTCAAATGGTTGGTGTTATCAATCGACTTGATATCTTAGATGCACTACGTGCCGTCTATGGAAAACCTGAATTAGTTGAAGAAACTGCACAACTAGCATAA
- a CDS encoding DUF1097 domain-containing protein, producing MSTLVAISITTAILSGLWGWVAVSLGLLAWAGFLGCTSFFGAPKDGIKGLLISLITNLSGVFWAMMIIKGGEFISTEILTYVLTGVVTLFMCIQAKQSWLAYIPGTFIGSCATFAANGDWQLVVPSLIVGGLFGYAMKTSGMWLHSKCNQLSESGVMQTK from the coding sequence ATGAGCACACTAGTGGCAATTTCTATTACTACCGCAATTTTATCCGGCTTATGGGGTTGGGTTGCTGTCAGCTTAGGTCTACTTGCTTGGGCCGGATTTCTTGGTTGCACCAGCTTCTTTGGCGCGCCAAAAGACGGTATCAAAGGATTACTGATAAGCCTTATCACGAATCTAAGTGGCGTTTTCTGGGCGATGATGATCATCAAGGGTGGCGAGTTTATCTCTACTGAAATTCTCACTTATGTCTTAACCGGCGTAGTGACGCTATTTATGTGCATACAAGCCAAACAGTCTTGGTTGGCATACATTCCTGGGACATTCATTGGTTCATGCGCAACTTTTGCTGCCAACGGCGATTGGCAACTTGTCGTGCCATCTTTGATTGTTGGTGGACTGTTTGGTTATGCAATGAAAACTAGCGGTATGTGGCTGCACAGTAAGTGCAACCAACTATCAGAGAGCGGAGTAATGCAAACTAAATAA
- a CDS encoding LysR substrate-binding domain-containing protein, with translation MRYSLKQLAVFDAVADTGSVSLAADKLALTQSATSMSLAQLEKMLGRPLFERQGKQMALTHWGNWLRPKAKRLLQDAQQIEMGFIEQHLLSGELNVGASQTPAEHLIPDLMSRIDNDFPELRIKLSVQSTDNVLQGLIDYKYDIGIIEGRCDDNRLHQEIWCRDHLTVVASAHHPFAKSDRVSLSQLEQARWVLREHGSGTRMVFDSSIHHLIEDLDVWREYEHVPVLRSMVANGQYLTCLPYLDVERFIETGLLVALNVPELSMERTLSFVWRADMIENPLVECIKREGLRMMKGKSVF, from the coding sequence ATGCGTTATTCACTGAAACAGTTGGCAGTCTTTGATGCAGTAGCAGACACGGGGAGCGTGAGTCTGGCTGCTGATAAACTTGCATTGACCCAATCCGCGACAAGCATGTCGTTAGCGCAATTAGAAAAAATGCTTGGTCGACCTTTATTTGAAAGGCAAGGTAAGCAAATGGCCCTCACTCACTGGGGGAACTGGCTTAGGCCCAAAGCAAAACGGCTTTTACAAGATGCACAGCAAATTGAAATGGGCTTTATCGAGCAACATTTATTAAGCGGTGAACTTAATGTTGGTGCCAGTCAAACACCAGCAGAACACTTGATCCCCGACCTTATGAGTCGAATTGATAACGACTTTCCTGAGTTACGCATCAAACTCAGTGTGCAGAGTACCGATAACGTTCTGCAGGGTTTAATCGATTACAAGTACGATATCGGTATTATTGAAGGACGCTGTGACGATAATCGTCTTCATCAAGAAATTTGGTGTCGTGATCATTTAACGGTTGTTGCCTCGGCACACCATCCATTCGCAAAATCTGATCGTGTTAGTTTGTCTCAGCTAGAACAAGCTCGTTGGGTGCTAAGAGAGCATGGCTCGGGTACTCGTATGGTCTTTGATAGCTCAATCCATCATCTTATTGAAGATTTAGATGTATGGCGTGAATATGAGCACGTTCCTGTTCTCCGCAGTATGGTTGCCAATGGGCAATATTTAACGTGTTTGCCTTACTTGGATGTCGAACGCTTTATTGAAACAGGCTTACTGGTTGCGCTTAATGTTCCAGAGTTGAGTATGGAAAGAACGCTGTCGTTTGTTTGGCGTGCGGACATGATTGAAAATCCGTTGGTTGAATGTATCAAGCGAGAGGGGTTACGCATGATGAAAGGAAAATCTGTCTTCTAA
- a CDS encoding YceI family protein encodes MKKTLLATGLTLAMLSPMVASAADYVIDTKGAHASINFKVSHLGYSFIKGRFNTFDGEFSYDPENITASTITVNVDTTSLDSNHAERDKHIRSGDFIDAGKYSTATFSSNQVVDKGEGKFDLIGDLNLHGVTKPITINAQVIGQGQDPWGGERAGFIGTTRLELADFNIPVMGDSSYVDMELHVEGIKK; translated from the coding sequence ATGAAAAAAACGTTACTTGCAACAGGACTAACCTTGGCGATGTTATCTCCAATGGTGGCAAGCGCAGCGGATTACGTGATTGATACTAAAGGCGCTCATGCTTCAATTAACTTTAAAGTGAGCCATTTGGGTTATAGCTTTATTAAAGGTCGCTTCAATACTTTTGATGGTGAATTTTCTTATGACCCTGAAAACATTACTGCATCGACGATAACCGTGAATGTAGATACAACCAGCTTAGACTCAAACCATGCAGAACGTGACAAACACATTCGTAGTGGTGACTTTATTGATGCAGGAAAGTACTCCACTGCGACATTTAGTAGTAACCAAGTGGTCGATAAAGGTGAGGGCAAGTTCGATTTAATTGGTGATCTTAACTTACACGGCGTCACTAAGCCTATCACGATCAATGCGCAGGTTATTGGTCAAGGTCAAGACCCTTGGGGAGGTGAGCGTGCCGGCTTTATTGGTACAACACGTCTAGAGTTAGCAGATTTCAATATTCCAGTAATGGGCGATTCCAGTTATGTCGATATGGAACTCCATGTGGAAGGAATCAAGAAATAG